In Prunus dulcis chromosome 2, ALMONDv2, whole genome shotgun sequence, a single genomic region encodes these proteins:
- the LOC117620175 gene encoding uncharacterized protein LOC117620175, whose translation MEAEQVGELVSVTFTWTIEKFSTLKSQKHYSEGFSVGDFQWQMVVYPKGSSGIPGKHDLSIYLNVANASALPSGWSRYAQFTLTVVNQVDRDKSITVETKHVFSESKSDWGFTSFMPLSELCDCTRGFLVNDICVLEAEVAVSQVDYKISEVQETWFCTPLVPPKHEDQTLGPSNVDSVLVTESSQPLREPCSEQVLNSSIAFTTRSFDQLLAFQDSLSSEQACTELNDSPVGPSIIKEHEQTPSTPVGRLMDFKGLGQIEKDFVPLLEEVCLLHPSLIECQRKRSRMFTEWAFTALGRLLYFLQTTKGKDMVEDACKHLQILWEELETFRFDLSWLEPHVQSALGMNKFVERARLVKEQRDNVDALEIEVKRLKARLVVATLEFQVAKTDMGLAEESCVEINMDGIMTMHYMPVQIRAGIAFPNRLESPHCLKLK comes from the exons ATGGAGGCTGAGCAAGTTGGGGAGCTTGTGTCTGTAACATTCACATGGACGATTGAAAAATTCTCTACGTTGAAATCCCAGAAGCATTACTCAGAGGGTTTTTCTGTTGGTGATTTTCAATG GCAGATGGTTGTGTATCCAAAGGGAAGCAGTGGAATTCCCGGAAAGCACGATTTGTCGATATATTTGAATGTTGCTAATGCTTCAGCATTGCCATCTGGGTGGAGTAGATATGCCCAGTTCACCTTGACTGTGGTGAATCAAGTTGACCGTGATAAGTCAATCACAGTAG AAACTAAACATGTTTTCAGTGAAAGTAAAAGTGATTGGGGCTTCACATCATTCATGCCTCTAAGTGAGCTTTGTGATTGTACCAGAGGGTTTCTTGTGAATGATATATGTGTTCTTGAAGCCGAGGTTGCAGTCAGTCAGGTTGACTATAAGATTTCAGAAGTCCAAGAAACTTGGTTTTGTACACCCTTAGTGCCCCCAAAGCATGAAGATCAAACGCTAGGACCTTCAAATGTGGATTCTGTGCTAGTTACAGAGTCTTCACAACCTCTCAGGGAACCTTGTTCTGAACAGGTGCTTAACTCTTCAATAGCATTTACGACACGAAGTTTTGATCAATTGCTTGCTTTCCAGGATTCACTAAGTTCTGAACAAGCTTGCACTGAGCTTAATGATAGCCCTGTTGGCCCTTCGATAATCAAGGAACATGAGCAAACTCCCTCCACCCCAGTTGGCAGGCTCATGGATTTCAAGGGTTTAGGGCAAATAGAGAAAGATTTTGTTCCATTGCTGGAGGAAGTCTGTTTGTTGCATCCTTCATTGATTGAGTGCCAAAGGAAGAGAAGTCGTATGTTTACTGAATGGGCATTCACAGCTTTGGGTAGACTCTTGTATTTTCTACAGACTACAAAGGGTAAGGATATGGTTGAGGATGCCTGTAAGCACCTTCAAATTTTATGGGAGGAGCTTGAGACCTTCAGATTTGACTTGTCTTGGTTGGAGCCTCATGTTCAATCCGCTTTGGGTATGAACAAGTTTGTGGAAAGGGCACGACTGGTGAAAGAACAGAGAGACAATGTGGATGCTTTGGAGATTGAAGTCAAGAGGTTAAAAGCTAGGCTAGTTGTTGCAACGCTAGAGTTTCAGGTTGCAAAAACAGACATGGGATTGGCAGAAGAAAGCTGTGTTGAAATAAACATGGATG GCATCATGACAATGCATTATATGCCTGTCCAGATACGTGCAGGAATCGCTTTTCCGAACAGACTAGAATCACCTCATTGtctgaaattgaaataa
- the LOC117619902 gene encoding MATH domain and coiled-coil domain-containing protein At3g58270-like codes for MENQQVGEFVSETFTWTIENFSKLKNQKLYSEVFLIGDWKWRILIFPKGNNVKQLSVYLEVVDASDLPFLWTRYAEFSLTVVNQLNSNKSITKDSKHGFNSSESDWGFTSFMALSELCDSNNGFLRNDKCIIEADVSVRKVDIKILEDQGTGSSAANEPSEQEDQGQEPSSVDSVQVPHSSVTTPSSQQVVAFQDAPSSRQVFIEPTDSYVDPSIVKVHDKVPFTPVGKLMDFRGLGKIEKVFVPLLEEVCSWHPSLVECQKKRSRTFIEWAFTALGRVLHFLKTTKVKDMTEDACEHLQLLWEELETFKFDLAWLEPSVQTALNLKKLVERAGQVQKQREDVDALEIEVKRLKARLAVAEIDLEVAKRDLAKAEVGFGNDTDMNRELGYGGH; via the exons ATGGAGAATCAGCAAGTAGGAGAATTTGTATCTGAAACATTCACATGGACCATTGAAAACTTCTCAAAGTTGAAGAACCAGAAGCTTTACTCTGAGGTTTTCCTCATCGGTGATTggaaatg GCGGATACTTATATTTCCAAAAGGGAACAACGTGAAGCAGTTGTCCGTGTATTTGGAGGTTGTAGATGCTTCAGACTTGCCATTTCTGTGGACTAGATATGCCGAATTCAGCTTGACTGTGGTTAATCAACTGAATAGCAACAAGTCAATAACAAAGG ACAGTAAGCATGGGTTCAATTCAAGTGAGAGTGATTGGGGCTTCACATCATTCATGGCTTTAAGTGAGCTTTGTGACTCTAACAACGGCTTTCTTAGGAATGATAAGTGTATTATTGAAGCTGACGTTTCAGTCCGTAAGGTTGACATTAAGATTTTGGAAGACCAAGGAACTGGCAGTTCTGCAGCAAATGAGCCTTCAGAGCAAGAAGATCAAGGGCAGGAACCTTCAAGTGTGGATTCTGTACAAGTTCCACACTCGTCTGTTACAACACCTAGTTCTCAACAGGTGGTTGCTTTCCAGGATGCACCAAGTTCAAGACAAGTTTTCATTGAGCCTACTGATAGCTATGTTGACCCTTCCATAGTCAAGGTGCATGACAAAGTGCCCTTCACTCCAGTTGGCAAGCTCATGGATTTTAGGGGTTTGGGGAAAATAGAGAAAGTTTTTGTTCCATTGCTAGAGGAAGTTTGTTCGTGGCATCCTTCATTGGTTGAGTGccaaaagaagagaagtcGTACATTTATTGAATGGGCATTCACAGCTTTGGGTCGAGTCTTGCATTTTCTGAAGACTACGAAGGTTAAGGATATGACCGAAGATGCCTGTGAACACCTTCAACTTTTGTGGGAGGAGCTTGAGACTTTCAAATTTGACTTGGCTTGGCTGGAGCCTTCTGTACAAACTGCTCTGAATTTGAAAAAGCTTGTGGAAAGGGCAGGGCAAGttcaaaaacagagagaggaTGTGGATGCGTTGGAGATTGAAGTGAAGAGGCTAAAGGCCAGGCTAGCTGTTGCAGAGATAGATCTTGAGGTTGCAAAAAGAGACTTGGCAAAGGCAGAAGTAGGCTTTGGTAATGATACAGATATGAATAGGGAGTTGGGTTATGGGGGGCATTAG